One Benincasa hispida cultivar B227 chromosome 5, ASM972705v1, whole genome shotgun sequence genomic window carries:
- the LOC120077567 gene encoding BURP domain protein USPL1-like: MEGSRLATNCFIFLILLYLPMFAEGRIEASMGEIDEKGKQIEMKDFIEATSSTQNPIIKMVTQMGNNIENSQDDQFPKKKNNNNDDSSSSSSYMNHNINPLLIVFFTINDLKVGKKLAIYFPKRDPSKSPPFLPKQKADQIPFAFKQLPHILSYFSFPPNSPQAQAIKETLQQCELKPIKGETKFCATSMESMMDFVKTSLIFPTKSYSSSSSSFKLLKTSHLTKSNVHFQNYTIFDTPMEIAAPKLVACHTMPYPYAIYYCHYQEGDNNVLKIELEGENGDRVEALAICHMDTSQWSSTHPAFQVLKLQPGDMPICHFFPADDFVWIPVA; this comes from the exons ATGGAGGGCAGCAGACTGGCTACTAATTGCTTCATCTTCCTAATTCTTCTATATCTACCCATG TTTGCTGAGGGAAGAATTGAAGCTTCCATGGGTGAAATTGATGAGAAGGGCAAGCAAATTGAAATGAAGGATTTTATTGAGGCAACATCAAGTACACAAAATCCCATCATAAAAATGGTGACACAAATGGgaaataatattgaaaattcCCAAGATGATCAATTTccgaagaaaaagaataataataatgatgattcttcttcttcatcatcttatATGAATCACAATATAAACCCTTTACTCATAGTTTTCTTCACAATCAATGACCTAAAGGTTGGCAAAAAACTAGCAATCTATTTCCCCAAAAGAGACCCTTCAAAATCCCCACCATTTTTACCCAAACAAAAAGCTGATCAAATCCCTTTTGCCTTCAAACAACTCCCTCATATCCTCTCTTATTTCTCCTTCCCTCCAAATTCCCCTCAAGCTCAAGCAATCAAAGAAACCCTCCAACAATGTGAGCTCAAACCCATCAAAGGAGAGACCAAATTTTGTGCAACTTCCATGGAATCAATGATGGATTTTGTAAAAACATCCTTAATATTTCCAACAAAATCTTATTCTTCATCATCCTCATCATTTAAGCTTCTCAAAACTTCACATCTTACTAAATCCAATGTCCATTTCCAAAATTACACAATCTTTGATACCCCTATGGAAATTGCAGCTCCTAAGCTTGTGGCTTGTCACACCATGCCATATCCTTACGCCATTTATTATTGTCATTACCAAGAAGGAGATAATAATGTGTTGAAAATTGAATTGGAAGGTGAAAATGGAGATAGAGTTGAAGCTTTGGCAATTTGTCATATGGATACTTCTCAATGGAGCTCTACCCATCCTGCCTTTCAAGTCCTCAAACTTCAACCAGGGGACATGCCCATTTGCCATTTCTTCCCTGCTGATGATTTTGTTTGGATTCCTGTTGCTTGA